The DNA sequence ATTTATCGCGGGATCACCTGGATTATCATCACGACCTGGAAGATTATTTCCACTGTAAGGAAAGACTTTTTACCACAGTTTTGGAGGAGAGCAGAAGGGCAAAGCGACCTTGCTCGGTTATCAATATCGACGATCCCTGGGGCCGGGAGTTGCTCAAGGCCCAGCAGGGCCTTCCTTTGACCTATGGACTGAGAGGTCATGGGGCAGATATAACGGCACGGAACACGTCTTTTACCCTGGATGGGATCGAGGCCGAGATAGTTACCCCTAAAGGGACTTTTAACCTGCATTCAAAAATGCTGGGTGAGTACAACCTTTACAATATGCTGGCGGCTACAGGGGTAGGGCTGGCCCTGGGTCTTTCGTGCGAGGTTATAAAAAAAGGGATAGAGGCATTGAGCGCTGTGCCGGGACGTATGGATCGCATCGACAATGCCTGTAAGTCCACGGTCCTGGTGGACTATGCCCATACCCCGGATGCCCTGGAAAAGGTCTTAAGCGCCGTACAGGCCCTTAATCCTAAAAGGCTTATCAGTGTATTCGGTTGCGGCGGTAATCGCGATCAGGGCAAGAGGCCCATTATGGGGCGGATAGCCGCCCAATTCAGCCGGATAGTAATAATAACTTCAGACAACCCCAGGGATGAAGATCCTCTGGAGATTATCAGGCATATTGAAGAAGGGATAAAGGGGTCTCCTTTGCGGCGGGTTGAGCCGGACAGCATCCTGGCCGGCCCGCCTGAGGCGGGCTATGTTATTATGCCTGACCGACGTGAGGCTATCAGACTGGCCTCGCGCCTGGCCCGGCCGGGAGATGCCATCGTCATTGCCGGCAAAGGCCATGAAGACTATCAGATCGTAAGGGGGAATATTTTATCCTTTGACGATCGGGTGGAGGTGAGGCATGCCTTTGGCAGTCTGTCTTGATACCGGGCGGGATATGAGAAGGCTGGCGGCTTTAGATGTATTGTATGCTACAAAAGGGATGCTGCTCCAGGGCGGCACGGCCGTTTCTTTTAACCGTACGGCCATAGATTCCCGCGCGGCAAAAGAAGGAGATCTTTTTCTGTGCCTGAAGGGGGAACGTTTTGACGGCCATGACTTTGTGCCGGAAGCGTTAGCTAAAGGGGTAAGCGGTATTTTAGTCCGTAAAGGCTGGTGGTCTGAACAGGCCGGCCGGAACCTTTTTACTCCGGCCGTGGTCATTGAGGCAGATGATACCTTAACCGCATTAGGCGACATCGCCTCTTTCTGGCGCCGCGCCAATCCTGTGCAGGTGGTAGCCATTACCGGATCCAGCGGCAAGACCACCACCAAAGAGATGACTGCCGGTATCCTGGCTAAATGCTTTAATGTGGCCAAGACCATGGGTAACTTTAACAATCTCGTCGGATTGCCTCTGTCTCTCCTGGCGGTTAAGCCCACGGATAAAGTAGCCGTCCTGGAGATGG is a window from the Thermodesulfobacteriota bacterium genome containing:
- a CDS encoding UDP-N-acetylmuramoyl-L-alanyl-D-glutamate--2,6-diaminopimelate ligase; this encodes MRLTQLIGSIDKKLTEGLPDIEIADVAYDSRKVSHGSLFVAISGAKTDGHAYIHDAISRGAKAVVVQNGFKLNSTPAGLSIIRVPNTRQALACIASAYYGDITRKLCLVGITGTNGKTTTSYLVESVLRAADLSTGVIGTVNYRFGCEVLKAPFTTPESLELQKLLRRMADQKITHVVMEVSSHALDQERVAFCRFDVAAYTNLSRDHLDYHHDLEDYFHCKERLFTTVLEESRRAKRPCSVINIDDPWGRELLKAQQGLPLTYGLRGHGADITARNTSFTLDGIEAEIVTPKGTFNLHSKMLGEYNLYNMLAATGVGLALGLSCEVIKKGIEALSAVPGRMDRIDNACKSTVLVDYAHTPDALEKVLSAVQALNPKRLISVFGCGGNRDQGKRPIMGRIAAQFSRIVIITSDNPRDEDPLEIIRHIEEGIKGSPLRRVEPDSILAGPPEAGYVIMPDRREAIRLASRLARPGDAIVIAGKGHEDYQIVRGNILSFDDRVEVRHAFGSLS